The stretch of DNA ACCGCCATGCCGAGCAGCGCGATGAGCCGGAAATGCAGAAACCCGTCAACTGCCGTGTTGTCGAAGGGCATCACCTCAAGAGCAGGAACGTCCGCGGCCACGGCACTGATCCCGTTGTCCCACAACCATTCGAGAACGGCATCGGTGCGTGCCAAGCCCGGACTGCCTTGATCCTGGGTGTTGGCGGCGAGCCGACGACGTTCGTCTTCGCCCAGTTTCTCGTACCAGGCCGTCCAGCCGAATCGGATCAGCAGGATGTCGCCACGACGCAGTTCGACGTCCTGTGCCGCACGAATATCCTCCAAGTCCGCAGCGTCGAACGGGACCGACAGGTCGGCATCGATGGGGGCACCGCGGTCCGCGCGATACTGGCAGGCATCCAGGAGCACGAAGCGGCCGGCGATTCCGCGCTCGGCCCATACATGTATGCCAAGCGCGTCGCCGACCGTACCGACTTCTCGCCTGGCGTTGTAGAACCCATAGTTCGGGTGAGCGATATGAGACAGTGCGTCCCACTGGCTGGACCGCTGCGGGTAAAAGCCGTCGTAGCGGTCGTCATTGCCACCGTTCTCTTCCGCGATGACGGTGTGCACCAACGGCAACCGGCCGAACAACGGAGGGTCGGGCAAGTCCAGATCCCAGTCGAGCGGAAACACCAGCCCAGCCCGCACCAGTCGGGCGGCGTCTCTCACATGCTCCGGCGTCAGCCGATTGATCGTTCCCGCCTCGTCGTCCTCGCCGAACACCCCCCAACTGGACCCAGGTGGCGTCCTGGCAGCCAACTGCGTGTAGCTCGGCTCATTTTCACGCATCATCATGCCCTTTCGGCAGAGGTCTCACGCAGGGGTTCCACCGCCGCTGTCCGCTCCACTCGGACTTCCTTGGACAGCATCACCGGGACAATAGCGACAAGCATGATTCCTCCACCCACCGCCATCGTAGTCGCCAACCGGGCGTGACCGGTCGCGTTCTCGTTGAACCAGGACCCACTCCGCTTGACGAGAAACATCCCGGCAACGACCTGGAGACATGACGTGATCCCGGAAAGCGTACCCGTGAATCGCGGTCCGGCGAGTTCCGCCCAGTACGCGTTCATGGTGCCGAAGTAGATCAGATTCGCGACCATGACCCCGCCGCCGAGCAGCAGCGCCCACGGCACCCACCCCATCGGCACCAGCGCAGCGATGAGAAACGCGACTCCGCCCAGCAGGAACCCCACGGCTATCCACATACACGTCCGCCCTCCGAACACGCGCTGCAGAACAAGGCCGTTCAGGAACGAAAAGGTGACCGGAATTACGGTGATCGCAGGCAGGACAACCGCGACGACATCCGGGTTGACCTTGTCAAGATTGATCAGGCCGAACGACAACCAGTTCAGCGACAACCAGATCGGGCTGATGAGCAGACCCGAGATGCCGAACAAAATGACACTGCGATTACGCAGCAAACTCAGCATCTCCCGAAACCCGACCCGGCCGAGCTGCCGCGCGGCAGCCGCCTCGACTCCTTCGATCAGAGCAATCTCGCCCGCACTGATTCCGCGCATCCGCCGTGGCTCGTCGGAGATCCAGAACAGCAAGATCAACGGAGGTACGGTGAAGACGGCCACCGCGATGAATGCCAACTGCCACGAGGCGTGGTTCGCGATCGGGAGTGCGATCAGCGGTGTGACCATCGACGAGATACCGGCACAGGCACCGGTCGTCAACGAGGTTACCTTGGTCCGCTCATGGGATGGGAACCAGGTCGCCAGAATTCGAAATGTCGGCGCCAGCAACAGACCGAACACGAACCCGAACGCCAGATTTCGCCACCACATTTCATTGTAGGTGCGCACAAAGACCATACTCACCGACAGCACGGTGACCCCGAAGCCGCAGGTCAGCAGCATTATCTTCGACCCAAAACGGTCGGCGAGCACGCCGGCGATGGCCAGCATCGGAGCATACCCGAGCAGATACGCGGACAACACGCCCGACACCTGAGCGGGAGTCAGCGCCAGCGAATCCGACCAGAACGGGGCAAGTTGCGAGACCTTGGCCTCGTCAAGCCACACTCCGAAGTTCAGCGCGACGACGACGCCGAATACAAACCAGCGCCGGCGTGAAATACTTTCCGGCGGGGGGCCAGTGGTCTGCCGTGACGAAGATTCCATCGAGACGATCTCCTCGGAATGCGGAGCGTATTACGTTCATGAATCACCGCTGCATCCCCCTTCATTGGCGACGTCGCCACCTGGCCAATGCAAGCGCACAAAGGCGGTTCCCGATCTGAAGCCGGCCCTGTCCCAGTGCTCATTCCGCGGGCCACGGCAGCCGGACATCGACTGGTCAGCTTCCCGTGTCCCGTAGGTCCGCGAACGCCTGGTCGGTGCGGTCGAGGATGGCGTCGATGTCGGCATCGGTGTGCGCGGCCGAGAGGAACCAGTTGTGCCATGGGTGCAGGTACACGCCGCGCCGGACCGCGGCCTCGGCCCATGCGGTGCCCAGGCTCAGGTCGTCGTCGCCCGCGAAGTACAGGACGGGCATCTGCACAGGACCGGTCTGGCGGATCTCGTACCCGTGGGCGGCCGCCTGCGCCGCCAGGCCCTCCCGCAGCCGGGTGCCGGTACGGAGCATGTCCGGCAGCGCCTGTCCGTTGCGCAGTTCGCGCAAGGTGGCCAGGCCAGCGGCGAGCGGCACCGCCGCGTACCAGAACGAGCCCGTCACATAGACCGAACTCACAGCGTCGCGTAGCGCGTCGATCCCTGTAACAGCGCCAAGTGGCTGCCCGTTGGCCAGCGCCTTGGACCAGGCCGAAAGGTCGGGCCGGACGCCGAGTGGTTCCCAGCTGCCCCCGAGGTGCAGCCGGTGTCCGCAGCGGACGTCGTCGAGGATCAGCACGGCGCCGGTGCGGTCGGCCAGCGCCCGCAGGCCATGGGCGAACGCCGGGTCGGCGAGTTCCTGGTCGCGCCGCACGTCGTGGCGCATGGGGCAGACGATGATCGCCGCGAGGTCGTCGCCCGCCTCGGCCGCGGCCCGTTCCGCAGAGAGCAGGTCGTTGTACTCGTAGCGGATCAGGTGGGTCTGGTCCTCCGCGGTGACGCCCTGGCCCCTCAGCGAGCACCACGGCACCGCGCCGTGGTAGGCGCCAGCCGCGACCAGGACCTTCCGCTTGCCGGTGGCTGCCCGTGCGATGGTGACACACGTGGTGGTGGCGTCGGTGCCGTTCTTGCAGAACATGGCCCAGTCCGCGGACGGCACGGTGTCCACGAGCAGTTCGGCGTAGTCGACGGCGACCGGGCTCGTCCCGTCGAGGCAGTCGCCGTGTTCGAGCTGGTCCAGGATTGCCTTGGTGACTCCCGGGTGCCGGTGCCCCAGCACGACCGGTCCCCAGCCGCACATGAGGTCGAGGTACTCCCGGCCATCGGCGTCGGTGACGCGGCAGCCGTTGCCGGACACCATGAACTGCGGGTGCGCGCCGCTGAAGTCCGTTACGCGCATGTGGCCATACATACCCCCGGGGATGACCTGGCCGGCGCGTTCGCGCAGGGCCAGCTCACGCTGGCCGAGCGTGGTTGGTGCGGTGGTCACTGGTGGACGCTCCTCTCTATGGGCCCCGTTACGAGGGCCGTGGCCGGATGCCGGTGCGAGCCGGGATGGATGCCTGCGGTGGTCGCCCGTTCAGGACCCGCATGACACTGCCGCCTACGGGGCTTCCGGAGCTTTCTGACGGCAGACACCGGGCTCGCCATCGAGTCCCGGTCGGTGACCCGCCCGATGATCAGCTTCGTCACCGGCTGAACGCTGACGGCCGCGAGCGGAGCCGTACCGCTCACTCATGCGGTCTGAGGGCGAAACAAGGGATGTCATGTGGCGTCCCCCTCCGACGTGGTGAGCAGTTCTTCGGCAACGGCGACGATCCCGGGCGCGTCGAGACGGTAGTGGGCGTAGAGGCCGGCCGGTGGTCCGACGGGCACGTGCTCGTCGGGCACCCCGTGGCGGCGGAAGGGGACGCGGGCATCGGCGTCGAACAGCACCTCGGCGACCGCGGTGCCCAGCCCTCCCGTCAGGTTGCCCTCCTCGACCGTGAGGATCGCGCCTGTCGTGTTCGCCGCGTCGAGCACGGCGTCGCGGTCGAGCGGTGAGATCGTCCACATGTCCACGACCCGGGCCGAAACCCCTCGCTCAGCGAGGATTTCGGCTGCCCGGAGGGCCGGGTGCACTTCGGAACCGGTGGCGATGATCGTCAGGTTCGAGCCGTCGCGGACGGTCTGCGCCTGCCCGACCCGCAGGTCCGGGACCGTGTCGTACACTTCGGGATCCCGGCCGCGGCCCAGGCGCAGGTACATCGCATGCGGATGGTGCAGGGACAGGCGCAGCAGGGCGCGCAAGTGGTTGGCGTCGGTAGCGCACACAACGGTGAGATCGGCGATGGTCCGCATCATGCCGAGGTCTTCGAGGCTGTGATGGCTGGTGCCGTAGAACCCCATCGACATCCCGGAGTGGTGGCCGACGATCCGCACCGGGAGATCCGGGTAGGCGCAGTCGGTGCGGATCTGCTCTGCGCACAACAGCGCGGCGAACGAGCCGAACGTGGCGGCGAAGGGCAGGTGGCCGCAGGACGCCATGCCGGCCGCGATCGTGACCATGTTCTTCTCGGCGATGCCGACGTTGACAAAGCGGCCGGGGTGGCGTGCCGCGAAGTCCAGCGCGCGATTGGAGCGGCCGAGATCGGCCGTGAGCACGACGATCCGTGGGTCGTGCTCGGCCAGGTCGGCCAGTTCCTCGCCGAAGACGAACGCCGGGATCGCCCGTGTGTCCGTGCCGTCCACCGATCGGGCGTCCTTGAGTCCGTTGAAGATCTCGGACTGATCCTGTCCCATGGTCACCGCACCTCCTCATGGCGCAGCTCCGCCATGACGTCGTCGTAGTCGGTGCCGACCAGATTGCCCACGTGCCAGTCGGGGCTCAGTTCCATGCGCTGGACGCCTTTTCCCTTCACCGTCTCGGCGACGATCAACTGCGGGACCCGGCCGTCGCTGTCCGGCAGCGCCGCGAACACGTCGAGCAGGGCCTTGATGTCGTGGCCGTCGACGCGGTGGGTCTGCCAGCCGAACGCCGCGAACCGTTCCTCGATGGGCTCGGCCGGCATGACGTCGCGGACGAATCCGTCGATGCCGAGCTGGTTGGCGTCGACGATCGCGACAAGGTTGCCGAGTCCGAAGTGGCGCGCGGACATCGCCGCCTCCCAGACCTGACCCTCGGCAAGTTCGCCGTCGCCGAGCATGCAGTAGGTGCGGTAGTCCAGGGTGGACATGCGAGCGGCCAGCGCCATGCCCACGGACACCGACAGGCCGTGCCCCAGCGAGCCGGAGGAGAAGTCGACACCCGGGATCTTCTTCATGTCGGGGTGGTCGCCGAACGGGCTGCCCAGGCGCGTGTAGGTGTCCAGTTCGGACGGATCGAAGTACCCCAGGTCGGCCAGTACCGGATAGAGACCGATCGCCGCGTGGCCCTTGCTGAGTACAAACCGGTCCCGCTCGGGCCAGTCCGGCCGGCGCGGGTCGACGCGCAACTGGTGGTAATAGAGAACGGCGAGCAGCTCGGCGCAGGAGAACACGGCGCTGTAATGGCCCGCACCGGCGATACGGGTGAGCCGCACGGTCTCGGTCCGCACGAACTTCGCGCGGTCGGCGAGTTCTTCGGCGGCGGTGGGCATACTATTCTCCGTTCGTGGTGGCAGGGCCGAAGACGGAACCGGCGGTGTCGCGAAAGCGGTCCAGGATGTTGGCCGTGACGCGGGCGGTGTCGTTGTCCCCACCGTTGTGGGTCATGGCGGTCGACCAGGCGATGGATCCGACCGAGAACACCGCACCGCCACCGGGCCGTCCGAAGAGGACGATGTCGGCCCGTACTTTGGGATGGATCCCGGGTGGAGGCTCGGCATAGCCGTGGTCGGTCTCCTCCGGCACCAGCCGGATCTTCTCCGAGTGCCCCTCGGACGAGGCAAGGACGACCGCGTCGGGTGGGGTGCCGAGGGTGACGTCGGCCCGGTCCAGTTCGTCACCCGCGGCGCCGCGAAGCCCGGGGCCCTCGTCGCCGAACACCTCACCCACACCGGCGCTGACGCCGTCGAACACCCAGGACACGGTGGCATCGGCGCTGGCGCCGGAGCGGCGATAGCCACTGGCGTG from Streptomyces asiaticus encodes:
- a CDS encoding cyclase family protein, translating into MFGEDDEAGTINRLTPEHVRDAARLVRAGLVFPLDWDLDLPDPPLFGRLPLVHTVIAEENGGNDDRYDGFYPQRSSQWDALSHIAHPNYGFYNARREVGTVGDALGIHVWAERGIAGRFVLLDACQYRADRGAPIDADLSVPFDAADLEDIRAAQDVELRRGDILLIRFGWTAWYEKLGEDERRRLAANTQDQGSPGLARTDAVLEWLWDNGISAVAADVPALEVMPFDNTAVDGFLHFRLIALLGMAVGEMFNLEQLAEYCHRERRYSGLLTSAPLHKRGGIGSPANALALV
- a CDS encoding MFS transporter; its protein translation is MESSSRQTTGPPPESISRRRWFVFGVVVALNFGVWLDEAKVSQLAPFWSDSLALTPAQVSGVLSAYLLGYAPMLAIAGVLADRFGSKIMLLTCGFGVTVLSVSMVFVRTYNEMWWRNLAFGFVFGLLLAPTFRILATWFPSHERTKVTSLTTGACAGISSMVTPLIALPIANHASWQLAFIAVAVFTVPPLILLFWISDEPRRMRGISAGEIALIEGVEAAAARQLGRVGFREMLSLLRNRSVILFGISGLLISPIWLSLNWLSFGLINLDKVNPDVVAVVLPAITVIPVTFSFLNGLVLQRVFGGRTCMWIAVGFLLGGVAFLIAALVPMGWVPWALLLGGGVMVANLIYFGTMNAYWAELAGPRFTGTLSGITSCLQVVAGMFLVKRSGSWFNENATGHARLATTMAVGGGIMLVAIVPVMLSKEVRVERTAAVEPLRETSAERA
- a CDS encoding aminotransferase class III-fold pyridoxal phosphate-dependent enzyme, whose translation is MTTAPTTLGQRELALRERAGQVIPGGMYGHMRVTDFSGAHPQFMVSGNGCRVTDADGREYLDLMCGWGPVVLGHRHPGVTKAILDQLEHGDCLDGTSPVAVDYAELLVDTVPSADWAMFCKNGTDATTTCVTIARAATGKRKVLVAAGAYHGAVPWCSLRGQGVTAEDQTHLIRYEYNDLLSAERAAAEAGDDLAAIIVCPMRHDVRRDQELADPAFAHGLRALADRTGAVLILDDVRCGHRLHLGGSWEPLGVRPDLSAWSKALANGQPLGAVTGIDALRDAVSSVYVTGSFWYAAVPLAAGLATLRELRNGQALPDMLRTGTRLREGLAAQAAAHGYEIRQTGPVQMPVLYFAGDDDLSLGTAWAEAAVRRGVYLHPWHNWFLSAAHTDADIDAILDRTDQAFADLRDTGS
- a CDS encoding transketolase family protein, whose amino-acid sequence is MGQDQSEIFNGLKDARSVDGTDTRAIPAFVFGEELADLAEHDPRIVVLTADLGRSNRALDFAARHPGRFVNVGIAEKNMVTIAAGMASCGHLPFAATFGSFAALLCAEQIRTDCAYPDLPVRIVGHHSGMSMGFYGTSHHSLEDLGMMRTIADLTVVCATDANHLRALLRLSLHHPHAMYLRLGRGRDPEVYDTVPDLRVGQAQTVRDGSNLTIIATGSEVHPALRAAEILAERGVSARVVDMWTISPLDRDAVLDAANTTGAILTVEEGNLTGGLGTAVAEVLFDADARVPFRRHGVPDEHVPVGPPAGLYAHYRLDAPGIVAVAEELLTTSEGDAT
- a CDS encoding transketolase; this encodes MPTAAEELADRAKFVRTETVRLTRIAGAGHYSAVFSCAELLAVLYYHQLRVDPRRPDWPERDRFVLSKGHAAIGLYPVLADLGYFDPSELDTYTRLGSPFGDHPDMKKIPGVDFSSGSLGHGLSVSVGMALAARMSTLDYRTYCMLGDGELAEGQVWEAAMSARHFGLGNLVAIVDANQLGIDGFVRDVMPAEPIEERFAAFGWQTHRVDGHDIKALLDVFAALPDSDGRVPQLIVAETVKGKGVQRMELSPDWHVGNLVGTDYDDVMAELRHEEVR